A genome region from Bombilactobacillus bombi includes the following:
- a CDS encoding DeoR/GlpR family DNA-binding transcription regulator, producing the protein MGLQEERLSRIHALIDQAGFMSTNEIAKTLQVSSMTIRRDLKKLEDEGKLTRIYGGAQSKKQTEFSTNEKLKRNIIEKKEIAQRLNELIPDNSTVYLGAGTTILLAVPYLSKKKATFVTNSLPAFTELINSDCRIFLTGGELHRNTEEFLGRKAESMFKGLNLDFAICSTNGINNDHVTTSMMSEGNIQNIAFDHADKAVIVADHTKLNHSDIITFQNLSNFDYFVTDSQISLEDQKKYSQYVKIIK; encoded by the coding sequence ATGGGGCTTCAAGAGGAAAGGTTATCAAGAATCCATGCTTTAATTGATCAAGCTGGATTTATGTCTACTAATGAGATTGCAAAAACTTTGCAGGTTTCTTCTATGACAATTAGAAGAGATTTAAAGAAATTAGAAGATGAAGGTAAGTTAACAAGAATTTATGGTGGTGCACAAAGTAAAAAGCAAACTGAATTTTCAACTAATGAGAAATTGAAACGGAATATTATTGAAAAGAAAGAGATTGCGCAAAGATTAAATGAATTAATTCCAGATAATTCAACTGTATATTTAGGTGCTGGAACAACGATACTTTTAGCAGTACCTTATCTTTCTAAGAAAAAAGCTACTTTTGTTACTAATAGTTTGCCTGCTTTTACTGAATTAATTAATAGTGATTGTCGAATATTTCTAACTGGAGGTGAATTACATCGAAATACTGAAGAGTTTTTGGGTAGAAAAGCAGAAAGTATGTTTAAAGGTTTGAATCTTGATTTTGCTATTTGTTCGACTAATGGTATTAATAACGATCACGTTACTACAAGTATGATGAGTGAAGGCAATATTCAAAATATCGCTTTTGATCATGCTGATAAAGCAGTAATTGTAGCTGATCATACAAAATTAAACCATTCAGATATTATTACTTTTCAAAATTTATCTAATTTTGATTATTTTGTCACAGATAGTCAAATTAGTTTGGAAGATCAAAAAAAATATTCACAATATGTAAAAATAATAAAATAG
- a CDS encoding class II aldolase/adducin family protein: MKFPAGRIPFEYEREDLAKVVREVMERRDTNIVGGNISIRVKDEDGKDYYVMTPTMMSEAYLGHLTADQILVIEPHTRKVVSGNGKATREINMHEAIYDTNQDIKCVFHSHADRAMFWATSGLNMPNVTEATQKLKEIRTLKWHPMCTEELAQYVATEIKNIGDKALRNGFLLNSHGTLFTSGGKNMDPLTALHKSLADVDITEYNAQVAYDQTIFQQMGVLDGYYSEDTKIGTWEDVKNGKALYNKNSSQNKKGD, translated from the coding sequence ATGAAGTTTCCTGCAGGACGTATACCATTTGAATATGAACGTGAAGATTTAGCCAAAGTTGTAAGAGAAGTTATGGAAAGAAGAGATACTAATATCGTAGGAGGAAACATTAGCATTCGTGTTAAAGATGAAGATGGTAAAGATTATTATGTAATGACTCCCACGATGATGTCCGAAGCATATTTAGGTCATCTAACAGCAGATCAAATATTGGTAATTGAACCACATACAAGAAAAGTTGTTTCTGGTAATGGAAAAGCCACAAGAGAAATTAATATGCACGAAGCTATTTATGATACTAATCAAGATATTAAATGCGTATTTCATTCACATGCTGATCGTGCAATGTTTTGGGCGACTAGCGGTTTAAATATGCCCAATGTTACTGAAGCAACGCAAAAACTTAAAGAAATAAGAACGTTAAAATGGCATCCGATGTGCACGGAAGAATTAGCACAATATGTAGCCACAGAAATTAAAAACATTGGAGATAAAGCTTTACGGAATGGATTTTTGTTAAATTCTCACGGAACATTATTTACTTCCGGTGGAAAAAATATGGATCCACTTACTGCATTGCACAAATCACTAGCTGATGTTGATATTACTGAATATAATGCACAAGTTGCTTATGACCAAACTATTTTTCAACAAATGGGTGTTTTAGATGGTTATTACTCAGAAGATACAAAAATTGGAACTTGGGAAGATGTTAAAAATGGAAAAGCATTGTATAATAAAAATTCTTCACAAAATAAAAAAGGCGACTAA
- a CDS encoding PTS sugar transporter subunit IIB: MIKIVRVDHRLLHGQVIFSWIKQYDINHIIIGDNMIQNDPIASIALKMAKPEDVKMDIVKISDVQNVVSKNSKDKIMILVKGPEQAKELINIIPEIKEINYGGIAKKANSKQYGQAVFLTPEELKQTKDIINHNVKVFIQQVPSSPVEKANFND; the protein is encoded by the coding sequence ATGATAAAAATTGTTAGAGTAGATCATCGTTTATTACATGGACAGGTTATTTTTTCATGGATTAAACAATATGATATTAATCATATTATTATTGGCGATAATATGATTCAAAATGATCCCATTGCTTCCATTGCACTAAAGATGGCCAAGCCTGAAGACGTAAAAATGGATATTGTGAAAATTTCTGATGTTCAAAATGTAGTATCTAAAAATTCTAAAGATAAAATCATGATTCTTGTAAAAGGGCCAGAACAAGCAAAAGAATTAATTAATATAATTCCAGAAATAAAAGAAATAAATTATGGTGGAATTGCTAAAAAAGCCAATTCTAAACAATATGGGCAAGCTGTCTTTTTGACACCAGAAGAATTAAAACAAACAAAAGACATTATTAATCATAACGTTAAGGTTTTTATTCAACAAGTTCCTTCTTCACCAGTGGAAAAAGCTAATTTTAATGATTAA
- a CDS encoding PTS sugar transporter subunit IIA produces MENKMFYSELIDLSIDVNSELQLFDLIGSRVIDSKFAKLGYISSLEKREISYPTGLKFENISLALPHVDSAYIDKPFIYIARTKHPLSLKQMGDSIDMEASNFLFLGIKDSRKQPELLAKIMNAFQDKEFANKFLCTNNETVMYKLANKKF; encoded by the coding sequence ATGGAAAATAAGATGTTCTATTCAGAGCTAATTGACTTGTCCATAGATGTAAATAGTGAATTACAGTTATTTGATTTAATTGGTAGTCGTGTTATTGATTCAAAATTTGCTAAATTAGGTTATATTTCTAGTTTAGAAAAACGTGAAATATCTTATCCAACTGGATTAAAATTTGAAAATATATCATTAGCATTACCCCATGTTGATAGTGCATATATAGATAAACCTTTTATTTATATCGCTCGAACTAAGCATCCATTATCACTTAAACAAATGGGAGATTCCATAGATATGGAAGCAAGTAACTTTTTATTTTTAGGTATTAAAGATAGTCGTAAACAACCAGAACTCTTAGCAAAAATAATGAATGCTTTTCAAGATAAAGAATTTGCCAATAAATTTCTATGTACTAACAATGAAACCGTTATGTATAAATTAGCAAATAAAAAATTTTAG
- a CDS encoding 1-phosphofructokinase family hexose kinase, with translation MILTITISPSIDRLYKIDDLKIGNLNRAKLIKKMVGGKGINAARVASQLGAKAIATGFLGGENGRYILKQAQKDSYIPNFVQVNGETRNCYTIIQSNSTKTEINEIYNSINLSDLDRLLDKIRLLITTNNIKAVSINGSFPKQLPLNFYSSVISIIRKINPDINIILDTSGTALKSVLKSSQQLDYIKPNEQELAELLGTKVTVIPQILKQYLQNSLFERVNNIFVSLGSYGAIVKHYNDYLFVDFDPVNVINTEGSGDSVVGGLLYALDCNMEYEDVIRYAIASGTANAMETKTGYIEKNNVNNLVKKLRIKYL, from the coding sequence ATGATTTTAACTATTACAATTAGTCCTTCTATAGATCGGCTATATAAAATTGATGACTTAAAGATTGGCAATCTTAATAGAGCAAAATTAATAAAAAAAATGGTAGGTGGTAAAGGAATTAATGCCGCAAGAGTTGCTTCTCAGCTTGGTGCTAAAGCAATTGCTACAGGTTTTCTAGGAGGAGAAAACGGTCGATATATATTAAAGCAAGCACAAAAAGATAGTTATATTCCTAATTTTGTACAAGTAAATGGTGAAACACGGAATTGTTACACTATTATTCAAAGTAATAGTACTAAAACGGAAATTAATGAAATTTATAATTCTATAAATTTATCTGATTTGGATCGTCTTTTGGATAAAATTAGATTATTAATTACAACTAATAATATAAAAGCTGTATCAATAAATGGTAGTTTTCCAAAACAATTGCCACTTAATTTTTACAGTAGTGTAATTTCTATAATTAGAAAAATTAATCCAGATATAAATATTATTTTAGATACATCTGGAACAGCATTAAAGTCTGTTTTGAAAAGTTCACAGCAACTAGATTATATTAAACCAAATGAACAAGAACTTGCAGAGCTACTAGGAACAAAAGTAACTGTTATACCACAAATTTTAAAACAATATTTGCAAAATTCTTTATTTGAAAGGGTCAATAATATATTTGTTTCTTTGGGATCATATGGCGCAATTGTTAAACACTATAATGATTATCTTTTTGTTGATTTTGATCCTGTGAATGTAATAAATACAGAAGGATCTGGAGATTCAGTTGTTGGTGGATTATTATATGCTTTGGATTGTAACATGGAATATGAAGATGTGATTCGATATGCAATTGCATCAGGCACAGCTAACGCTATGGAAACTAAAACTGGGTA
- a CDS encoding PTS galactitol transporter subunit IIC, with product MDWNSVVQAILGVGAQVLVPILIIILGLIFGMKPSKAVLSGLYLGTGFIGMSMAINQLTETVSPAAKALAKYTGINLPAVDFGWTGAAAITWGWTLAFVFFLVEIAINLVMLLTKLTDTMNADMWNVWGIALTAYMVYQISGSLIWGFICGGIQVIICLKLGDMWSKEIADMLGYEGVTVTHIEAFTAVIMFPINKLMDYIPIFNREWDASALKRKIGVLSEPVVMGAIIGLILALAGHYSIGDALNLSVTVGAVMAIFPVMAKFFMDALTPFGSTMSDFMKKHVKGRTFVIGLDWPILGQSTELWVTMVLMIPISIIFAAILPGNTILPIAGVINYCIGVGGLLLTGCNLLRMLVLGIIYEPLFLYGASYFANIFTKLAKESAAIKVPHGAQVSWSSIEAPELRFLMAWSGKGNIPAIIGLVVLLLLFFLLYKYFKKNPIPAIKYKQSNND from the coding sequence ATGGATTGGAACTCGGTAGTACAAGCAATTTTAGGAGTTGGAGCTCAAGTATTAGTTCCCATTTTGATTATTATTTTAGGATTAATATTTGGGATGAAACCTTCAAAAGCTGTTTTATCTGGATTATATCTTGGTACAGGTTTTATTGGAATGTCAATGGCTATTAACCAATTGACAGAAACGGTTAGCCCTGCAGCTAAGGCTTTAGCAAAATATACAGGCATCAATTTACCCGCTGTTGATTTTGGTTGGACCGGTGCAGCAGCAATAACATGGGGCTGGACATTAGCCTTTGTGTTTTTCTTAGTTGAAATTGCTATTAATCTAGTCATGTTATTAACAAAATTAACAGATACAATGAATGCTGATATGTGGAACGTCTGGGGCATAGCTTTAACAGCATACATGGTTTATCAAATCTCCGGAAGCTTGATTTGGGGATTCATTTGTGGAGGCATTCAAGTTATAATTTGCCTGAAATTAGGTGATATGTGGAGTAAAGAAATTGCTGATATGCTTGGTTATGAAGGAGTAACTGTTACACATATTGAAGCATTTACAGCTGTTATTATGTTTCCTATAAATAAATTAATGGATTATATTCCAATTTTTAATCGTGAATGGGATGCATCAGCTTTAAAACGGAAAATTGGTGTTTTAAGTGAACCTGTAGTAATGGGTGCAATTATAGGTTTAATCTTGGCATTAGCTGGTCATTATAGTATCGGAGATGCTCTTAATTTATCAGTTACTGTAGGAGCTGTCATGGCTATTTTCCCAGTTATGGCTAAGTTCTTCATGGATGCTTTAACTCCATTTGGATCTACTATGAGCGATTTTATGAAAAAACATGTTAAAGGTAGAACTTTTGTAATTGGTTTAGATTGGCCTATTCTTGGACAAAGTACCGAATTATGGGTAACTATGGTATTAATGATTCCTATTTCAATTATATTTGCAGCTATTTTACCTGGAAATACAATTTTACCTATTGCCGGAGTTATTAATTATTGCATTGGTGTAGGAGGATTATTATTAACTGGTTGTAACTTACTTAGAATGTTAGTATTAGGAATTATTTATGAACCACTTTTCTTATATGGTGCATCATATTTTGCCAACATATTCACAAAATTAGCAAAAGAATCTGCTGCTATTAAGGTACCTCATGGGGCACAAGTATCTTGGAGTTCCATTGAAGCTCCAGAATTGAGATTTTTAATGGCATGGTCAGGTAAAGGAAATATTCCAGCAATAATTGGATTAGTCGTTCTACTGTTATTATTCTTTTTGCTCTATAAATACTTTAAGAAGAATCCTATTCCAGCAATAAAATACAAGCAAAGTAACAATGATTAA
- a CDS encoding PTS sugar transporter subunit IIA — translation MAKSFDIIIATHENLCEGLINACQLISGIKLKNVYALSFKKNMETSNFESELDKIITTKCKENDLLILTDIIGGTPTNIAIKQMNKNKYVEIISGINLQLLLQIIINRDEGMELTDINIDDLISESRQGLMSVNKKLKDFC, via the coding sequence ATGGCTAAAAGTTTTGATATTATTATTGCTACACATGAGAATTTATGTGAGGGCTTAATTAATGCTTGTCAATTAATTTCTGGAATAAAGTTAAAAAATGTATACGCACTTTCTTTTAAAAAAAATATGGAAACTAGTAATTTTGAAAGTGAATTAGACAAAATCATAACCACAAAATGTAAAGAGAACGACTTGTTAATATTGACTGATATTATCGGTGGCACACCGACTAATATTGCAATCAAACAAATGAACAAAAATAAATATGTAGAAATCATTTCAGGAATAAACTTGCAATTATTGTTGCAAATAATTATTAATCGTGATGAAGGAATGGAGCTAACTGATATTAATATAGATGATTTAATTAGTGAATCGCGACAAGGATTAATGTCTGTTAATAAAAAGCTTAAAGACTTTTGTTAA
- a CDS encoding SIS domain-containing protein, which translates to MRKEHIEEIDNAVAALENKNIKSIYFAACGGSQAVLMPGQYIFDRETELVSQVYTANEFINDTPKLLGENAVVITMSHSGTTPETVNATKVARAAGATTISFSHEKDSFLWNESEYPIHYDWGKDADASDLNKPVFYGLIFKLLKHFTNKGKWDTCFNELNKLQELTIQNKKKYQPLADQWGKENKRDKIIYTLASGINYGEMYSTANCWFMEMQWINSAMIHSGEYFHGPFEITDDNVPFLMIKSIGNTRKLDQRVEDFAVKYTKNITILDQKDLNLDGVKEESKQYIAAILSGVVVRQLVESIAFQRGHSLDVRRYMWHEKY; encoded by the coding sequence ATGAGAAAAGAGCATATTGAAGAAATTGATAATGCAGTTGCTGCATTAGAGAATAAGAATATTAAAAGTATTTATTTTGCAGCGTGTGGTGGTTCTCAAGCAGTATTGATGCCAGGACAATATATTTTTGATAGAGAAACGGAACTAGTGTCACAAGTTTATACAGCAAATGAATTTATTAATGACACTCCTAAATTATTAGGTGAAAATGCAGTAGTTATAACTATGTCTCATTCAGGAACTACACCAGAAACTGTTAATGCTACAAAAGTAGCTCGTGCAGCTGGTGCTACGACTATTTCTTTTTCACATGAAAAAGATTCTTTTTTATGGAATGAATCAGAATATCCTATTCACTATGATTGGGGTAAAGATGCTGATGCTAGTGATTTAAATAAACCTGTATTTTATGGATTGATTTTTAAGCTTTTAAAACATTTTACTAATAAGGGAAAATGGGACACTTGCTTTAATGAATTAAATAAATTACAAGAGTTAACTATTCAAAACAAGAAAAAATATCAACCTTTGGCAGACCAGTGGGGCAAAGAAAATAAACGAGATAAAATTATTTATACTTTAGCTAGCGGAATTAATTACGGAGAAATGTATTCTACTGCTAATTGTTGGTTTATGGAAATGCAATGGATTAATTCTGCAATGATTCATTCTGGAGAATATTTCCATGGCCCATTTGAAATTACTGATGATAATGTACCTTTTTTAATGATTAAAAGTATTGGTAATACTAGAAAATTAGATCAAAGAGTAGAAGATTTTGCTGTTAAGTACACTAAAAATATTACTATTTTAGATCAAAAAGATTTAAATTTAGATGGGGTTAAAGAAGAATCTAAACAATATATTGCCGCTATTTTATCTGGAGTAGTAGTAAGACAATTAGTCGAATCAATAGCGTTTCAAAGAGGACATTCTTTGGATGTACGTAGATATATGTGGCACGAAAAGTATTAA
- a CDS encoding PTS system mannose/fructose/sorbose family transporter subunit IID — MTTPKKHVTKKDLVKVFFRSMAIMCSWNYERQMNMGFMYGMAPVLDKLYDDDKEEKKRAYERHMEFYNCTPQLTSFIMGLSASMEEENANSNGDFNTESISMIKTSLMGPFAGIGDSFFQGTIRIITFGIGLSFAKQGSILGPILAVGLFMIPSLFVSYYGTFLGYNSGKNYLTKLYQEGLMNRVMQFASIVGLSVVGGMVASMVDITTPLKFSTGGTKLVLQDMLNQIFPKLLPFVITLIIYYLIKKKVNTNALLIGIILVGIIIGALGIL; from the coding sequence ATGACCACTCCTAAAAAACATGTAACAAAAAAAGATTTAGTAAAAGTTTTTTTTCGCTCAATGGCTATTATGTGTTCGTGGAATTATGAACGACAAATGAATATGGGATTTATGTATGGCATGGCTCCAGTGTTAGATAAATTGTATGATGATGATAAAGAAGAAAAAAAACGAGCTTATGAACGCCATATGGAATTTTATAATTGTACTCCACAATTGACTTCTTTTATTATGGGATTATCGGCTTCCATGGAAGAAGAAAATGCAAATAGTAATGGTGATTTTAATACTGAATCTATTTCAATGATTAAAACAAGTTTGATGGGGCCATTTGCTGGCATAGGAGATTCTTTTTTTCAAGGAACTATTCGAATTATTACTTTTGGTATAGGATTATCATTTGCTAAGCAAGGTAGTATTTTAGGTCCTATATTAGCAGTTGGACTATTTATGATTCCTTCATTATTTGTATCATATTATGGAACTTTTTTAGGTTATAATTCTGGAAAGAACTATCTAACTAAGTTATATCAAGAAGGTTTGATGAATCGAGTTATGCAGTTCGCTTCAATTGTAGGTTTATCAGTTGTTGGAGGCATGGTTGCCAGCATGGTAGATATTACAACTCCGTTAAAATTTTCAACTGGTGGAACTAAATTGGTTCTTCAAGATATGCTTAATCAAATTTTCCCCAAATTACTTCCTTTTGTTATAACTTTAATAATTTACTATCTCATTAAAAAGAAAGTTAACACAAATGCTTTACTTATTGGTATTATACTTGTTGGTATCATAATTGGCGCTTTAGGAATTTTATAA
- a CDS encoding GntR family transcriptional regulator, translating into MELKENKPLYQQIATKIQSDIYMGKYKPEQQLPTETELCERFSVSKITIRKAIQILVDKSLLKKIRGKGTFVLYRKENMTLGKNSLGFNDFLAPKGHKTDVQILKTSIINEDNQINRKLHLSSGTNITLISRLIVEDDSPVAIDNIYVETERFPKIIENLSNKKSLYEVLKNEYQININKSNLKINGIVANAHMANILQCTMGDPLFVLDKISLVDDDIIHYSKSFVRCDRVEYSFSI; encoded by the coding sequence ATGGAATTAAAAGAGAATAAACCTTTATATCAACAGATTGCTACTAAAATTCAATCTGATATATATATGGGAAAATATAAACCAGAACAACAATTACCTACTGAAACTGAATTATGTGAACGCTTTTCTGTAAGTAAGATTACAATACGTAAAGCTATACAAATTCTTGTTGATAAAAGTTTACTTAAAAAGATTAGAGGAAAAGGAACTTTTGTATTATATAGGAAAGAAAATATGACACTTGGAAAAAATTCATTAGGATTTAATGATTTTTTAGCTCCCAAAGGACATAAAACTGATGTACAAATATTGAAAACATCAATTATTAATGAAGACAATCAGATTAATAGGAAATTGCATCTTTCATCGGGTACAAATATTACGTTAATTAGTAGATTAATTGTTGAAGATGATTCCCCAGTTGCGATTGATAATATCTATGTAGAAACTGAACGATTTCCCAAAATAATTGAAAATTTATCAAATAAAAAATCTTTATATGAAGTTTTAAAAAACGAATATCAAATTAATATCAATAAATCTAACTTAAAGATTAATGGAATAGTGGCCAATGCTCATATGGCAAATATTTTACAATGTACCATGGGCGACCCATTATTTGTTTTAGATAAGATTAGTTTGGTAGATGATGATATTATTCATTATTCTAAGTCATTTGTCCGTTGTGATCGTGTAGAATACTCTTTTTCAATATAA
- a CDS encoding PTS mannose/fructose/sorbose/N-acetylgalactosamine transporter subunit IIC: MLFKAIMLGLVSVVGVIDSRLIGRQNIGRPLILSTLAGLVLGNVQQGIILGASLELISMGFVAIGAAAPPNMQIGSVIATAFAILSHASTQTALAIALPIAVAAQFLDILMRMIMAQFGHMADKAIANNHFKKAQHIHVYWAFALNAILYFALIFITIYFGADSVKNIVDMIPKVITHGLTVAGNLLSALGFAMLLSTMLNKKLFLYFLFGFLIVAYLKVDLIGVTLFSIILAFIMDKVNYGKEVSDDHS, from the coding sequence ATGTTATTTAAAGCTATTATGCTAGGGTTGGTATCTGTTGTTGGTGTAATTGATTCTCGACTCATTGGTCGTCAAAATATCGGACGACCCTTAATTTTAAGCACTTTAGCAGGGTTGGTATTGGGTAATGTTCAACAGGGGATAATTTTAGGAGCTTCACTTGAATTAATATCAATGGGCTTTGTCGCTATTGGAGCAGCAGCACCACCTAATATGCAAATTGGTAGTGTAATTGCAACAGCATTTGCTATCCTTTCACACGCTAGTACACAGACTGCTTTAGCAATTGCGCTACCCATAGCTGTTGCCGCTCAATTTTTAGATATATTGATGCGCATGATTATGGCTCAGTTCGGACACATGGCTGATAAGGCAATCGCTAATAATCATTTTAAAAAGGCACAACATATTCATGTTTATTGGGCATTTGCTCTAAATGCAATACTTTATTTTGCACTAATTTTTATTACTATTTATTTTGGGGCCGATTCAGTTAAAAATATTGTAGATATGATTCCGAAAGTTATTACACATGGTTTAACAGTTGCTGGTAATCTTTTATCAGCATTAGGATTTGCAATGCTATTAAGTACAATGTTAAATAAAAAATTATTTTTGTATTTTTTATTTGGATTTTTAATTGTGGCTTATTTAAAAGTAGATTTGATTGGTGTAACTTTGTTTTCGATAATTTTAGCCTTTATAATGGATAAAGTTAATTATGGTAAGGAGGTAAGTGATGACCACTCCTAA
- a CDS encoding PTS galactitol transporter subunit IIB, with product MKTILVCCGSGVATSPQVANKINDYLSDNNLDSKAKATPKPIETAKSTIENDPSIIIYVGIAPADEELQEVLDENNVVGMVGLPWLTGMGQDEANKKVKDIIINA from the coding sequence ATGAAAACTATCCTTGTTTGTTGTGGTTCAGGTGTTGCAACTAGTCCTCAAGTTGCTAATAAGATTAATGATTATTTAAGTGATAACAATTTAGATAGTAAAGCTAAGGCAACACCAAAACCTATTGAAACAGCAAAATCAACTATAGAAAACGACCCTAGCATTATTATTTATGTCGGCATTGCTCCAGCAGATGAAGAATTGCAAGAAGTACTGGATGAAAATAACGTAGTAGGTATGGTTGGCTTACCTTGGTTAACTGGAATGGGACAAGATGAGGCCAATAAAAAAGTTAAAGATATTATTATAAATGCTTAG